Proteins encoded by one window of Anguilla rostrata isolate EN2019 chromosome 9, ASM1855537v3, whole genome shotgun sequence:
- the puraa gene encoding purine-rich element binding protein Aa, with the protein MADRDSGSEQGGAATGPGVGSLHPVTGGAGSVSGLQHETQELASKRVDIQNKRFYLDVKQNAKGRFLKIAEVGAGGNKSRLTLSMSVAVEFRDYLGDFIEHYAQLGPSNPDIAQDEPRRALKSEFLVRENRKYYMDLKENQRGRFLRIRQTVNRGPGLGSTQGQTIALPAQGLIEFRDALAKLIDDYGVEDEPAELPEGTSLTVDNKRFFFDVGSNKYGVFMRVSEVKPTYRNSITVPYKVWSKFGNTFCKYADEMKKIQEKQREKRACELQQQQEEHGDDGDDD; encoded by the coding sequence ATGGCGGACAGAGACAGTGGAAgtgagcagggaggagcagctaCAGGCCCGGGCGTCGGTTCCTTACACCCAGTGACAGGAGGGGCGGGTTCGGTTTCCGGGCTGCAGCACGAGACGCAAGAGCTAGCCTCGAAGCGGGTTGACATTCAGAATAAACGTTTCTATCTGGACGTAAAGCAGAACGCAAAGGGCCGCTTCTTGAAGATAGCCGAGGTCGGGGCCGGAGGAAATAAGAGCCGCCTCACACTCTCCATGTCCGTGGCTGTTGAGTTCCGTGACTACCTGGGGGATTTCATCGAACATTATGCTCAGTTAGGGCCCAGCAACCCGGACATAGCACAGGATGAGCCCCGACGGGCGCTAAAGAGCGAATTTCTGGTGAGAGAGAATCGGAAGTATTACATGGATCTGAAAGAGAACCAGAGGGGCCGGTTTCTGAGGATTCGACAGACCGTGAACCGGGGCCCGGGATTGGGATCCACGCAAGGCCAGACCATCGCTCTTCCTGCACAGGGACTTATTGAGTTTCGTGACGCTTTGGCCAAGCTTATCGATGACTACGGTGTGGAGGACGAACCGGCGGAGTTGCCGGAGGGAACCTCCTTGACTGTGGATAACAAACGGTTTTTCTTCGACGTGGGTTCCAATAAGTATGGGGTGTTCATGAGGGTTAGCGAGGTGAAGCCAACGTACCGCAACTCTATCACGGTGCCCTACAAAGTGTGGTCCAAATTCGGTAATACCTTCTGTAAGTACGCGGATGAAATGAAGAAAATCCAGGAGAAGCAGCGAGAGAAAAGGGCATGCGAGCTACAGCAGCAGCAAGAGGAGCACGGTGATGACGGAGACGATGATTGa